The following coding sequences lie in one Spinacia oleracea cultivar Varoflay chromosome 1, BTI_SOV_V1, whole genome shotgun sequence genomic window:
- the LOC110777293 gene encoding phytoene synthase 2, chloroplastic-like, which yields MPLTLLWVVSPSTEVCSGFGVTESLVSRSTSNGRSKRMSKKQESWNSWTFNVARHQKRTGFPVLSSMVANPTGEMAVLSSEQRVYDVVLKQAALVNRELSSRDDLDLDVKPDIAVPGTLSLLTEAYDRCSEVCAEYAKTFYLGTQLMTPAKRKAIWAIYVWCRRTDELVDGPNASHITPTALDRWEARLEDLFRGRPFDMLDAALSNTVTKFPIDIQPFKDMIEGMRTDLRKSRYKNFDELYLYCYYVAGTVGLMSVPVMGIAPESKASTESVYNAALALGIANQLTNILRDVGEDARRGRVYLPQDELAQAGLSDEDIFAGRVTEKWRTFMKKQIKRARMFFDQAENGVSELSSASRWPVWASLLLYRQILDEIEANDYNSFTKRAYVSKSKKLLALPIAYARSIVPPRSTTNLVKV from the exons ATGCCTCTTACTTTGTTATGGGTAGTGTCCCCAAGCACAGAGGTGTGTAGTGGTTTTGGGGTCACTGAATCATTGGTTAGCCGGTCGACTTCGAATGGGAGGTCTAAGAGGATGTCTAAGAAACAAGAGAGTTGGAATTCTTGGACATTTAACGTTGCAAGACATCAAAAGAGGACTGGATTCCCCGTGCTTTCGAGTATGGTTGCTAATCCGACAGGAGAGATGGCGGTTTTGTCATCTGAGCAAAGGGTGTATGATGTGGTATTGAAGCAGGCGGCTTTGGTAAATAGGGAGTTGAGCTCGCGTGATGATCTTGATCTTGATGTGAAGCCAGATATTGCTGTTCCTGGGACTCTTAGCTTGCTTACTGAGGCTTATGATCGGTGTAGTGAAGTTTGTGCTGAGTATGCCAAGACGTTTTACTTGG GAACTCAGCTTATGACCCCTGCGAAGCGAAAAGCCATTTGGGCTATATATG TGTGGTGTAGGAGGACTGATGAGCTTGTTGATGGGCCAAATGCTTCACATATAACACCTACTGCTTTGGACAGGTGGGAGGCAAGGTTGGAAGACCTTTTCAGAGGCCGCCCCTTTGATATGCTCGATGCTGCCTTATCTAACACTGTTACTAAGTTTCCTATTGATATCCAG CCATTCAAAGATATGATTGAAGGAATGCGAACGGATCTTAGAAAGTCTAGATACAAGAACTTCGACGAGTTGTACCTATATTGTTACTATGTTGCTGGTACTGTTGGATTAATGAGTGTTCCTGTTATGGGTATAGCACCCGAATCAAAGGCGTCAACAGAAAGTGTCTACAATGCTGCATTAGCTTTAGGGATTGCGAATCAGCTCACTAATATACTTAGAGATGTTGGAGAAGA TGCACGGAGAGGCCGAGTTTATTTGCCACAAGATGAATTGGCACAGGCAGGTCTTTCAGATGAAGATATATTTGCAGGAAGAGTTACAGAAAAATGGAGGACTTTCATGAAGAAACAGATCAAGAGAGCCAGGATGTTCTTTGATCAAGCAGAGAACGGAGTTTCAGAACTTAGTTCAGCTAGCAGATGGCCG GTGTGGGCATCATTGCTTCTGTATCGTCAGATACTGGACGAAATCGAAGCTAATGATTACAACAGCTTCACAAAGAGAGCTTATGTTAGCAAAAGCAAGAAGCTGCTAGCCTTACCAATTGCTTATGCAAGGTCCATTGTTCCACCTCGATCAACTACGAACCTTGTAAAGGTGTAG